The region CGTTGCTTTACATAGTTTATCCGAACCGGCACTAGTATCCATTACTATCCAAATTAgtacttatttttaaatgttaaccCGCTGAGGATCAGCCTGGGgaaatacatgtttacatgtttttatatGCTATGCAATACATGGTAAATGTATTGATTTGCTGGATAGATTAACAGATACTGGATACAGAATTTCTTCTTACAAAGATTTAACCAGACAACTGCTGTGAGCACACCCACACTCCCCCCGGCAGTCTTGGATGCGATGCTGGTGCAAACTCCTGTCTAAATGTGTCTGGAGTCGTCCCAAAAAGAGCCTGAGacaaaagtgtttgttttttttgttttttttttacagtataagCAGGTTGTTCACTTGTTCTTCCCCCCATTTATACGCAAGCACATTAGGTGAGGATAATAGAGAGTGTTATCTTGATTAGTTTTGTTAAATGCAGTTTCAGCTGGCTTGAATTTAGTGGTTAGCTAAATTTCTACCCTGGATATTCATaagatgtgttttgtttactgGCAGTGGTGGTCGTCTTATGGTGATGTTTTTGAAGAACATACTGGCAGCCTCTGTTTTGTCCGCGGTATGTACTGACAGTGAATATGCTATGAATGTGATGATTAACTGCTGTTAATTAAATAATCTTCCATTATGCATATTCAAATCCGCACGATTTAGATCCTcaagaaaaacactgcacaatttATTCTGATCTACAGACATTAATATTTATGAAGATGCcaaaagtgaaaaatattcATAGTTTTATACCCACTATCCACCATCTGTCTTCCCCCTTGCTATCGTAGTCCTTACCACTCCAATCAGGTCACCGCGTCCATACTCTCCTATCAGCTCCTTCTTGCCATCCTCCTTCATGATTACAGAGCGAAGTCGACCACTCAGCACTATGAAAGTACTGTCTGATTTCTCTCCCTGCctgaaaaatatacagaaaactTAAATTCACTACACATCTGTAAACACGCCTGTGACCCACAACTACATTTAGGATTTTAGTTGCCTCCGCTGTTGGCTaatgaatctttaaaaaaatatatatatatatattgactGCTCTAACATGAATGCAGTTTTCAAAATATACAAAGTCATCAGTAAAATACCTGTAGACGGCCCTGCCAGCTTCCACGGCCATCCAGTCGAGAGCAAAGTCTATCTGTCTAACAAAAGATGACATCCTCCTCACCACTGTGTGAGCAACATTCAGCACTACTTTTGGCTCCACACGCATTatcctgagaaagaaaaaacagaaaagcaaggTAAAAGAAAACTCACAGACCATTTTCACTGCTCTTCTAAAGGTTTTTTCCGTCTTTTAAGTCTTTAAGGCTGAAGAAGAAACTAGAACATTTTCTTTGTAGATGCTTTGCTTCCCTGGCATCCTTTGGATTTTCGAAACTGAGTGCAGTCATGGTTTTCAGATTTCATGTAACCTCTGAGACAATTTTTATCACTACATATCTTGAATAGACTATTTTGCCTGGATGAGTGTCCATGTGACTCACTCATAGAAGTGGGTTTTGGAAATGGACAGGAAGCTGCAGTCTCGCTGAGCTCGGACAGTGAATATGAGAGGCTCTCCGGTCAGGACGGCAAGTTGGCCCACAAGTTCTCCCGGGTGCGTCACGAACAGACGAGTCTCTTCCTCACGGTCAATCATCCGCTGGTAAACGTGGAGGAGGCCAGAAATCACAAACTGGATGTTCACCTCCTAAAGCGCcaagaggacaaagagagaagagcatAGGTCTGACGGTCAGAAGGCGAATCCCAAGACATGTTGATTTGTCGCCAATtcaaaaaataactttaataataaattactgCAGCATTAGCTTTACTTTTTCTAATTTCTCCTTAAGATACAAAAAAGTATCATAGTACATGGAGACAATAAATAATACTGAATTACTGCAGAGACCTATATTTAAGCATGCGATTTTGGACAACAATCACctagtttttcagcattttaatgttttgcagTAGTGAAGTCTTGCATGACCTTACAAGTtgcagaaaaagcagaaaatgtgtcCAGCTTAACGGATCAAACTGCCTTAAGCTTGAAGAGAAAAGATTTGAATTGTATTTCATTTATCTGCGTAGCTCAGTTCAGGCCTTTGTCCTTTGTGAGAGGCTCAGGGTCACTGTGTTCAAATTGTGCTTTACTACGCGGTTGTGGAAAATGATGCAAAATTAAGCCTTAAGACGagcataaaagaaaatgtggaggACAGGAGCTATACTTCTTATACAGTGCAATTCAAGTTTTCTTGTTGATAGGAGCCACTACAGAACGGGTTTTACACATAAAAGGCTGTACCAGTGAACTTAGTGAGGCATGGCTGCTCCTGCAGTGCCTCTCCATCCTTCAGGGGAGACATGCCCCACATTTTTAAGAACCACAGCACTATATATCAATAACAAGgaattaaaagacagaaaatgtaaaacctTACACTATACCTTTAGTGtcacagaacagaaacaaaggcGTAACTACTTTTCGAGTTGTCGCTCTAACCTGGTCTCCCTGACGAGCTACCACAGAACCAGCTTTGACTTGATGGAGTGTCACTCTGCCCTCAAGCAGAGTCGGAtcctgcaaaagaaaaaaaaatactcagaacATCTGCTTATTAGAACATCAAAAAGACACTAAGCTCTCCTGATGCAGACCTGCCATCAGAACCTCCCATAACAGGAGTGTGTCACACTGCACAacatgcagcacaaacaaaaattaatatcacctttgtttttaaaatgatgcaaTCCCTGACATACTTCTAACAGTTGAGGTTCATTTTCTGTAATCAGCCTCCCACCTGCAGCTGGATTATTCCCAGCAGGTCCTTCTTAGCAGCCTGGAGGATTGTGTTGCTCTTGCTGAGGTAGATGGCATCAGAGTGCCCCCCGCTGTCTGTGTAGTGAAACACTTCAGAGGGCGTGGGCTGCATTGTCACGCTCTTCTTCAGACTGGACtagagagacagacatgagagagtgactaataaaggaaaaaaaaaaaaaacaagacaatcaGCAGCAGTGGATGCTGGGATGTGGAGTTACATCTACACAACCAAGCTCTGATTGAACGCAACAAGGTGACACAGCAGGAGACCCTTACCTTTTGAGTAACAGGGCTGGATGGAGCATCATCTATAGTGACTCGAGCTCGTTCACAAGCCATGTTCAGGTCATTACCTGTAAAGAGGAGGATTATGACTTTaagtatgtctgtgtctgtcagtatgtgtgtgtgtccttgcttTCAGATCAGTGACTGTGATAAATCAGAGCAGGAAATTAATACAGGCATATGCCATTTGGTGAACGCGTCTTTCTAAGACAGTGACTCACCTGCACAGTCGGTGGGCATTGAGACGGAACGCAGCTTCCTGTAGCTGTTCGACGGGCTGTCCTTTACACCATCTGTTTAATGTAAAGCGAATGAGCAGCACTGGATTAGTCTCAGCACATTCTGAAATGCATATAGTGTATGTTTGAAATTATGTGTGTACGGCTATGTGACCTGTCTCTGCAGGGCTCTCCGTCGAGCAGGCAGGTAACTCATCCTGAAAGTGCAAGCGACGGGTTGTCTTCCCAGAATTTGCCTCTGCCAAAACACTGTTAATATTGGTCAAAGGCACTGCCTGGCTGTCCTGTCAATcagttaacaaaaaaataaataaaatcagttaaCGGTCTGGAATACAGTTAAATATGCAATTGCCCTGAAAAAGTTTATTCAAAATagaactgaaacagagaaactgacacGTCAAGATGATCACTGGTTTGTGAGCCAATTACAAATTTCTACAGAGCAACAACCCTAACAGTATCAGTGTTTtaactttgatttaaaaaatagtaGTATGGAGCCAGACTAGTCTATTAAACATAAAAGCTAAGTGACCCATTTTTAGAAATGGAGAGAGCAGTTACTGAACATCCGCAGTTCAGACTATCACACGCATAATAATGATAcccaaatacatttttttgttctttcaagGGGTGCCAGTTGTGCTCATAATAACCAATCTGTGATTCTCTCCAGAAGATAATTTCACTTTCATATTAAAATTTTATGGTATTCAATTTATTACTTATTTGAGGGTGTCTGGAAACCTATTTAACTACAACaatcagtatttttaaagcCACATATTTcctcacaaaaaagaaaacattaaagatTATTCTGATTGTGATCAGAGTCAGAGCCAAGCCAGGTTTAAAGGTTGCTGGTCTCCCTGTTTTCTGTGGAGGGGTTgtaatcattttcattcattttcactgagcTTTATAAAGGACTGAGTTATGATGCTGTGCTTAATGTTGTGTGAAATTAGCTAGCATGTGTGTGACcgagtgtgtatgtgcctttCTGTGCTTGTTTATGTACAAAGTCATAACCACTGGTGCTTAGGTATTCAACGTGAGCCTCTCTGTGTGactgtatacacacaaataAGTGTGCGCTAATTAATTTCCCTCCTACCGGATTGAAGAGCTCAGTTGTTAGGCCCAGATAGTTATGTAACGCCAAGAAGGTGACTCTTTGGAGGCGCACCATGATTATCTGCAACACACACCAAATCAAACACTGAGGTAAACAGAGCAGAACATGCTATACATCAGGTTGTAGTTACATCCTATTAAGATCAaaattattgtgttttatttctttctttgttgtaAGTCAATCTGTTACCTGAATGACGCGCACAAGCGTCTCTGGGTATTTCTTGAATACTGACTCAAAGGCCGATGCAGATAAACGTAATATGGTGGAGCGCGTTGCAGCCCGCGCCGATACGGTCTTATATGGCGCTGGATAACCCTGATAAAGGCAAGAAACAACTGTTACAAAATaagcaaagacagagacatgagacaTCTTTGACCTCAGGGCTGATGGACAACTCATTAGAATTTCCCATGGAGTAATTAATAGGACTAAGCTATTTTCtacctcagttttttttttactgtatatgaACTTTTACTTCGTGCTCGCAGCATTTTAAACCTCCAGGATGATTAACTGCAAACATAAGTATGCTACTGCCTTAAAACGCCAGCAAAAATCACCAAAATTTCTATTTCCATCAGGTTTTTCTACgctttgatttctttgtttctgaatTTTCATTGTTTGAATTAATGGGTCAGAGTAAAGTACAATCTATTCTGAGCAACAGCAATAAGAGTGTCTGAAAaagataagagagagagaaaaatattcaAGGTGTGGTCATCATTGCACCCCTAAAGGATCCAGCTTTAAGTAAAGATGTTTCATCTGAGTAGATGAGCAAAGGACAGTGTGACAAGACAGGAAAtggaaacaacacaaagaatGCCCTTAGCAAAATATGAGGGTATGAGGGTAATAGAAAAAACAAATTGAGTTGAACAGGAAGTACAAAAGAACTACCTCTAAATTAGATGCATGCATGGAAAAATGAACAGTGGACAAGAGATGGaggacagaagcagcagaagttAGTCTGATGtgaagatggaggagaaataAGGAGCTCACAGTGATGATGTCCAGAATACTGAGCAGGCTGTGGACACTGTCTCCTGGAAGAACATCCTTCACAACCGGTTCTGTACCATCCTAAAAAgcaacagcaaaacacaaattcaaGAACCACTTTATGACAAAATCAAATTACTTTAGACTGAAAAGAAGGTCATCTGAAAATCCACATACATTTTCCTGGATACAGAGCTCGAGTCGTCCATCCTGGACCACGTAGATGCTATCGTCATCGTCTCCTGGTCTGAACAGACCTTCTCCTTCCTGTAGCTCAATGAAAATCATGTGGCGACACAGCTCCAGAAACAGGGGCTTCTCAAAATGACCCAAGACCCTGCAGGAAGTTGCAGAACAAAGACATTAGTGAAAAAACAGTGGAAGAGGTTAAAGCTGTGGGGAAGTTGTATATTTGTCTACCTGACATTCTTCAGCATGTAGAGGACTTCAGAAGGCAAGTTTGAGCTCTGCACATCAAACTCTGTTAGGTCGGCCTCCAGCAGTGAGGGAGGGGGTTCCTTTGGCTGCAGGGTGGGGGGGTCTTTACGGATCCTAAGGATTCTGTTGAAAGGTACAAAAAAGAATTATTAAACAAATCCCAATAATGAATATGACTGCACTCAGTTTCGAAAAGGTTCAAAATAAATCTAAAGAAATGTTTCAAGGTTTAATTTTCTCacagaaatttttaaaaaatgtattgatAGTGCTTACTTGCGAGCTATGCTCAGAACTTTGGTTCTTTTGCGTATTCGCTGTGGTTGCTTTGATACTGAGGTGGAGGTTGGGGGAGGAGTCGAGGACAGCGTCTGGACCTtaacaaccaaaacaaagacaacatttaaaacaactggACACCTAATTACtggagacagaaaattaaaaattggTTGATACTAGTTAACTTTAACCATTGATGTTAGATAATATCAGTGGTTAAAGTGCAGTATATGTCATGCAAGGAATCAAGTAGGTAACAACGCTCCATCTTTGCAGAGAAAATTGAGAAATTTTAAATTATGTACAGCACAACTAATGACGGTACATATCAAGGCACAGGCTACTGTATTTACCTAAACTGTTTAAAGATGAATCTATCAGActataaatgtttatgtgtgacagaaatggaaagagaggaaaccTTTCGCATTATCTTCCTTCCATAGAAGAGCACTTTATCTCTTTTTCTGAAGCGATAGTGAGGTACACCGGGCTGTTGTTCACCTTGTGACAGAAGCCAAAAACAAATTGCAGAAAAAGTCATATTAAGAATCTGAACAAAATTAAAGAGGATATATATTCACTTCCCTAAAGAGACTCATTTGCAGTAagcaataaacaaacacaataaatattatAGCATTAGAATAAATATGAGGTTCAGGAAGAGGTCGGATTACTCACGAGCAAGCTTGAATCTCCTGTAAAGGAAGAGCACCACAATGCCAATGAGTGAGATTGCAACTGCAGCTCCAATCACTACACCTGTGAGCTAGAAGACAGACAAGAGCATTGCAGCAGCTTAAGTATGCAACAGTTTGGTCACATGAGAAGGCATTGCAGTGTGGTTGTACACAGCATAGGCATTTGAGCTGTTGGTTTAGTAGCATTATCCGTCAAAGTCCAAAGCTGGGTCTCAGTTAAATACTGCATACTTCTAATTCTAACAACTAACACAATGAGTGTTGTATGACCTTGGAACATGGCTTGACATGGCTCCATGACAAGCACAAGCGCTTTACTTCCTCTATGTatgcaaacaaatgcaaacatgaGTTATGCAGGCAGGATAGCCAGATTTGACTGACACTCAAAACCACAGTTacaatgacaaaacatttttttttaaagtctttgGGATAAGTTTATATTCAATGTTAAAAGTCTTCACTCACAATATATGAAAAGATATAAGCTTTAACTAGTTGTTTATCTAAGAGTTTACACATAATTGTGgtaaactgaaattaaatttagtATTGACAGTCATCAGTTATGAGTCATGCCAGGCCTGCTGAACTCCGTGCCATATCAGTCTCTATCATACTCATCACAGGAGTTGACAGACCAATATGTTGGATTATAGCCTGACTTTCCCTCAGTAAAAATTTCCCTAATGATACAAAAAGTAGGCCAAATGATCACAAAGTGATCACAAAATGATAATTTGATTGAGACAAAGCATTTAAAAAGCCCATCTGGGCAGAAAACCTCTGAATCTGACAATTCAGCTTGTTGAAAACAAAGGTTGTCAATAATTTGTTAATTCGTACCATGGTGGTCTGCATCCTCTCTTCCACAAACTGTTGCACTCGTGCTCTGAGGTCATTTTTGCTGCTCAGCAGAACCTAAAAACAGGAATTAGGATAAGACAGTTTCTTGAGTAAGCGTAGCACTAACTGAACTACCTATGAGCTGTTCAAATAAAGTCGCCACTGCTTCGCCAGTTGTTTCATCtatgttttaaaagaaactgtGGCGCTTACTGAACTGGTCCATTTGCACAattctccatcttcctctccgTGGCAGTCCATCCTGTAAGACAATACTGCTTATAAACGCTACATCTGTGACCCAGATATAAAGCGACATTTGGGTAGAACCTCACAGAAACAGGAGCGGTATGGACGGGGAGGTTACAATTCATGGAGGGGTCGCAAGttggtgggggaaaaaaggggaaattatgaaaacaaaaccatggATTTGTAGATTAGCAACATTCCACCAGCCAATGAAGACTTCGTGTCTTCATTTAAATACAATTTCATGCCATAACAAGTCAGCCACAAACTGGTATAATTAATcaacaacaaagaaactgaTGTTGATTTCAAGTGATTCACTTAATATGCTGTCAACGTTGACCATAACTTGACGTTAGCTAAAATAACATTAGCTAGcagctggctggctgactgaggTTAGCCATCTTACCTGTTATTATGACCAAAGTTATATTCACATCCGAGTATTGTCACTGTACAAAAAACACCGGGCTTGCTTTACGAGGATTTCTGTCGTGCTGCTTCAAGCCAGTAACATTTCAAAACAGACGATGGAGCgacgttagcatttagctaacaaagttttctgtttgcagtCACTTGCTTAGCCCCGCCCACAATTCCACGTCAGCCAATAGTGTTTTTGATGTCTGCTGTTGCCTTGGTACCACTCTGAGCACTCGCCCAATCAGGAGCTGATTAAGCACATTCTAGTCTTCCTGTTGACAGTGTTAGAAGTATGGGATCTCTGCACCATACACAGCACAGCCttttaataaaagaaataaacctTTTAACGTAGGTTTTTGGTCAGTAGCACAGCATCACAATATTGTGTACTGTAATTACTGTTAGTTTAGATCTTATATGAAagctgcagtggtggaaagcaacAAAGTACATGTACTGAAGTACTAACTACAGAGCTGGGGGGCTTGTACTTAggtatttacattttaagccactttatatttattctccACTACATTTCGGAGgtaaatattgtattttcaCTCCAGAACATTTGTTTGACACTTGTAGTTGTTAGTTACTCGTTGATTGAGATAAAAAATAATACTACGAGTGTAAAATGTATTGCTATACAGTAGAATAGACAACCTaacagtatataaagtagttaaGATTAGCCAGACCTACACCAGTTACAGTACTGCTTACATGTTAATGCATCTGTGATGGTAGTCCAATTatataatacaataaataaacattaacaaACAGTTTTGCTTGCATAATGAGcaattttacttttgatattttaGGCACATTTTGCTGTTATTCTATCTGTTTTTAGAActttggagtatttttacatattagtatttctacttttaattaaataaatgatctgAATACTTTTTCCCACCCCTGGATTGTTGTCATCATTggttatatattatatacaacacaaatgtttaaaatatgtattttagaTATGTCATGACTCCATGATAAGACATCCCTCCTTTTCTGACACTTTAATttgtattaaattattatttttttatttctggggatggacagacatggaaacaATTTCTACAAGATCCAGAAAAGTGGTAAAATGCACAGACATACACTTGTAGACATACAATATGTACAGAATTAGattcaattaaaaatgtataatataTTGCTTCtaatcatttttctttaattttatatATACTCTTGTTCATTATTCTCTTTGAATAGCTCCaaaagctgtgtgtgcacatctatTCCTCTATACCCATTCCTCTATACCCTCTGTcatggtgaaaaaaaacattatttgtaaGTTTAAAAACTTAAAGCAAAAGGACCGCGCCTGGCTTATCCATTGccatttgtttttaactttctgAATGCGTAAAGAAACATGaatttagtttctgtttttcttgattCACGTAAAAATGCAATGAATTATCTGCAATCAATACTAAGTAAAGACTTAGATACaatacatacatgcatgcacaatgagacaaaacataaatactCTGTGGGATTTACAGTGCTTTCTCTCTCTAGCAGGGGCTGAATAAGAAATCCACATCAGTACAAGAAGAACATGAGCATGCAATAGTACATACAGCAattatacaaatacacattttaagCAACTTTGAAGtaacaatacttttttttagaaAGCTAATTACTGAACATGTCATtgcaaattattttcattatcctCATACTatctgacacaaaaaaacataaatgaaccGTTAAGGCGTTTTGTggctttttctctgttgttcttGGCATTTTCATTCAACTCTCCTTTGTTCTCACCTATCctccttcatctctccctcttgaTCTACTTGTTCAGGTACTTGGCCACAGATTTGTAGGCAAGGAGGATCTCTGAGTCATTTGGGCAGGTGTAGCGAAACTCGTCTTGTTTGTAGGCATTGTTTAGGTAACGTGTCAAACCTTTCAGCTCTGCAGGGATGTCAAAGTCACGGTACTCCTTACACACcacctggaggaggaagagttttAAGATTGTATAATTTGCCAAAACGATGTGAGTGGCCATTtgataatagaaaaaaaacatccaggaaCTGCGTGATAACCTCTATTAACTCTAAGATAATAATAAAGAGATTTCTGTCCTTCATGATGCCAGTAAAGTTTTTATGCACTGAGTGTTATGGAACTCACCTTGACAATGTTGAGTTTGGGAAGCAAGTTACAGTCTGCCAAGGTGAGCGTGTCACCATCCAGGTAGAGGCGTGAGGACTCAGTGGCATTCGGGCACTGGTCCAGCTCATGAGGGAGAAGCGTCTCTAGGTACATGTTCAGCTTCACCAGAGTTGCCAGAAATTTCTTCTCTAGCTCTGAAAGACAGTCAGGTGTCATAGTCTCTACGGGTTATGGCTacatatgaaatgaaaaatactgtaaattccCTTTGAACATGCCCTTACTATCATTCAGTGCGGGGTTAGGATTCTTTATGTATGCTGAGAACTGTCGGAAGATGTCTTCTCCGGCACCGTTGGACTCTTTGTATCGACAGCACAACTTTGGATACCTGCCGTTGGTAGAATAGAAatattgtgagtgtgtgtcagtgcaatAACAAATGAGACGGGTTTCAAGAATTTAAGAATACCTGAAAGAATATGTATTAAACAATCAGCTTGTGTCTCTAAATATCTCTGTGGTTGAATGTAAATTGGATGTTGTCCACTCACTGTGGTGGTGCCAAAGTCTCCTCCAGGAACTCCTCAATCTTGTTGGTGTCCGTTTTGACCTCATCATTgtagaggaggaagggaggttGAGAGCCTGGAGCCAAGGCCTTCAGCACATCAGGTGCCCTGCAGCGGAATAGCAGAAAACCAACAAGTTTTACCTCAGattgtaaaaatgacaaacttcCTGATCTTGAGGCAAACAAAAGACACGCACAAGCATGACAACATCACTTTTACATAATGACTGCCATTTATGTAGTTTCCTCCAATGTTCTTAGGCTGCATTTCCTAATTCCTAAGTTTAGTTTTCAGGAGGAAGATAATCTTTTGagtttcttttcattgttgttttgcAGTTTATTGTTATGAATTAACACCACTGCATCActactttgctttttttaacatttatttattcagttaacTGTTAAATATAAGTATATATTCTGTAAATTGTAatccagtctgtctgtctgtataacTGAACGGTTAAGGACACTGGACAAAAACTGGACAGTTCTACTgtcattgatttatttttatttttggtctaTTATTTCTATGCCTGATCCTTATTGTTTTGTAACATCTAATTCCTATTGATTGTTATTATTTGTCATTACTGTTACAGTCTAACATTAATGCAGTGCGGTAACAGAAAGCAGGTTGTTCCTGGGTTTGATCTTGCTAGGTATGCTTCTTATCTCAAACAGTGCAAAAACTTGAAGGTAGGCTTAGCTGGAAACCACACATCGCCCAAAATAATAGATACTGTATGAGTGTTAAAGTGTTTCTCTGTCTATATGCGTTATTATTATAGCCTTAGCATGCCTATTATACCCTTTTCAATCAATTCTTCCAGACGTAGCCTCCATGCCCCCTGCAGCCCTGCCTGAACTCTAATGTAAAACTGAAGTCCAGTTGATGATAAACAATCAGGTATTTTCCTTTCAACCATAACACTTTCTTAACAGCAGCTCCACCAGCATTGTCATGGTAGTGTTTTGCCCTACATCAACCCATTCTTTACAGTCAACTTGAAACACAAGGGACAGGAACAATCGAGTGAGCACCAGTAAAACACAATGCGGTACAGTGTGGTCTTTCCATAGATGCAACCTTCCAAAAGCctgaaatgtttgttgatatttaatgaataataaataaggTAATATAAGTATATTTATTTGATTACACTATACTGTAAGTTTATGAGTTAATGTGTCCAACCTCTGTCAGTCTCAAGGACAAGACCAAATATTttatgaagaaagaaaaacaaagtgctcTCACCTCCTCATGTCCACAGTGGTCAGGGTAAAGTTGACCCCTTTTAACCAAAGAATCATGAAGAGTCTCTGACAGAAAGGGCAGTTCCCCACACTCTCAGCATCCACACTGGCctgacagataaacagacattatatcataaacacatacactttttttttttcaaaaaacaaattgaAGTGAACCCAATaaaagcaaatatgtttttgaaACGGCATACTGGTACATTGGTTTTGGCATTAGTGTTGTAATGTATGTGACCAATTGGTGAATACGTGCACAGGTACTTGTCgagcctgctctgctctgacagtCTAAAGGCAACTTCAGAGGAATTTTAAATGGTGGGTTGAGGCTGCTTTCCACCCAGATTAAACAATGTAGTATTCAAATGGGGTTTGCTTTGTCAGCTATTTCATATTTAATAC is a window of Toxotes jaculatrix isolate fToxJac2 chromosome 16, fToxJac2.pri, whole genome shotgun sequence DNA encoding:
- the clic3 gene encoding chloride intracellular channel protein 3, giving the protein MAEAPKIELFVKASVDAESVGNCPFCQRLFMILWLKGVNFTLTTVDMRRAPDVLKALAPGSQPPFLLYNDEVKTDTNKIEEFLEETLAPPQYPKLCCRYKESNGAGEDIFRQFSAYIKNPNPALNDKLEKKFLATLVKLNMYLETLLPHELDQCPNATESSRLYLDGDTLTLADCNLLPKLNIVKVVCKEYRDFDIPAELKGLTRYLNNAYKQDEFRYTCPNDSEILLAYKSVAKYLNK